DNA from Lentilitoribacter sp. Alg239-R112:
TCACAAAGGCGATCAATCTGCTCTTCATCAGAAAGGTTCTCTGATAGCAACCTTTTAGGAAATACCCGTGTTCCAAGATCATAAAACTTTGTAAAGTTCACTCGATGGCAGGTCGCTAATTCGCCCGAATACCACATATAATCAAGCGCCAATTTATGTGGTGGTCTCGCCCACATTTCCTTTTTACCTTGAACTTTTGTATCAAAAGCATGTGTGGAAAGCGCCCCCTCGTCTGTAATGCGCTCAATGATTGCCTGGCGCCCAGCTTCATCAAGCATATTTTTGTACCAACCAGACCGGTCGATCTTCTCTTTATGGCGACGAAACTGCCGTTGCCACATCGGCAAAAATTCCATTGGCAACACAGAGGCATCATGGGTAAAATGCTCAAAAATCTCACGATTTCTTAATAGTTTATCTAACATTGGTTCGCGATAATTTTGATTTCTACTCCATAGAATATGATGATGAGCACGAGAGATCACTTGAATCGTGTCGAGTTGTACAAAGCCCAGCGCATGGATAATTTGCATGAGATCAAGCTGTCCAGTTGGCGGCTTGGATAACCCGTTGGCATCAGTCCAGAGCGCTCGCATAGTTTTATTATCGATTTTTAAAACTGTCTTGCTCCGTCAATGATTTATCGTGACTTATTCTATTCAAACTTGCTAACAATTAAACTCCATCCTCAACAGGGTCAAATTTTTCATGATTAAAAAAATTGCGATACTTGGCGCGGGCCTTTCGGGCCTAACACTGGCTACAAAACTAAAAAATTCTGCTGAAGTTACGGTCTTTGAAAAATCACATTCCGTTGGCGGGCGAATGTCGACGAGGAATCATCACAAACATTCATTTGATCATGGTGCACAATATTTCTCAGTGAAAAGCAATGCATTCGCAGGTTTTTTGGAACCTTTCAAAGGTGATCATATTGTTAAGGAGTGGCGTCCAAACATTGTTGAAATAGCTGTGAACGGAAAAGCGAGCCCGGTCATCTGGAAGCAACCACGCTATGTCGCGGCACCGGGGATGCGTGACCTTTGCGAGGCTATCGCCAGCGGTCTAAATATTGAACTTAGTAAGAATATCGCACAGGTAGAAAGTCGTGATGATGGAAACTGGTTGATCTTAGACGATTGCCAAACACTAGGCCCATATGACTGGATCATTACGACTATTCCTTCACATCAGGCGGCAGTCCTTCTGCCCAATGATTGCAGCATTCAAACGGCTTTGTCGGCTGTACAAATGAAAGGATGCTACGCACTCATGCTTGGCTTTGACGATCAAGTTGATATTCCGTGGGATGCTGCGCTTCGCCCAATACTATCAGCCGATCAAGCAATCTCATGGGTCGCAGTAAATTCGACAAAACCAAATAGAAACAATGGATATTCAGTACTTGTTCAATCTTCAAATGATTGGGCCAATGAACGGCTGGACGCGGACCAAAACGAGATCAAAACATTTCTTCTTCGTGATCTCGAAGACTTGCTTGGTTCTAGGCTCCCCAGTCGCATTTATGAGAAATTGCATAAATGGCGATATGCAAATGTCTCAAAGCCTGCAAACCAAGACTACCTCATGGATGAGGTTCTTCACCTAGCTGCATGTGGTGATTGGTGCCTTCATGGGAAAGTTGAGGCCGCATTTTTAAGCGCTGATGCCTTGGCTAGAAAATTAAAAGACATCATGAGTTAGTATGTCGCCCGCCCACCGGACAGATCGAATACACCACCCGTGGTGAAGCTATTTTCTTCTGACACAAGCCAGGCAATCATGTTTGCAGCTTCGTCAACTTCCAAAAAACGTCCGCGCGGGATTTTCGATAGCATGTAATTTATGTGCTCTTCTGTCATCTGATCGAAAATTCGCGTTTTTGCGGCCGCTGGCGTTAAGCAATTGACGGATATATTTTGATCCGCAAGCTCTTTGCCAAGTGATTTGGTAAGACCTATAACGCCTGCCTTAGATGCAGAATAAGCTGACGCATTTGGATTTCCTTCTTTTCCGGCAACAGATGCTATATTTAAAATTCGCCCATAACCGTTTGTTTTCATACGCTTTACAACAGCCTGATTTGTAATAAACGTTCCGGTCAAATTAACATCAATGACGCGCCGCCACTGATCTAGATCATAGTCTTCAACTGTTGTATTGGGCCCTGTAATGCCTGCGCTGTTGACAAGAATAGTAATCGGCCCTAGCGCATTTTCAGTTGCCTTAGTAGCGGCGGAAACATTCTGTGCATCGGTGATATCAACCTTCACCGAATAGTGCTCGATATCACCTAGCTTTTTGCTTGCATCGTCTATTGCCGCCTGATCTGCATCCCATATTGCAATAGCCACACCATCTCTTGCTAGACGTAATGCAGTGGCAAAACCTATGCCTTGAGCACCACCGGTTATCACAACTACTTGCTTTTGAACCATAATTCACTCCCTAGAACACTGATATTTACTAATCCTGCGACGTGCTTATCACACCGCTTATCAGGTTGCTTGACCATAGTTTGTGGATGAAACTAGCACGATTGCGCTCAATCTCTTCTTTCATTACATCTATCTGTAGATGCTTTTGTCTTGCGACAGCTATCGCATCGTCGACATTTGTCTTCGCGAACGTCACAACGTCCCCCACTCTTTTTTGCGCCATTGCATCTTGATCAGCCGAGATTATCGTCGCTATTTTAGGGTATCCACCTGTTGTTTGATGATCTGCTAGTAAACAAATCGGGTCACCATGCCCTGGTACTTGTATCGAACCTCTTGCGACAGGTTCAGAAGGCATATCCAAAGCTCTATTTACTTTCAATTTTTCGCCGTTTAAGCGAACGCCCATACGGTCATATTCAGATGTTAACTTAAATTCAGTTAAATATAGTTTACTTATTGATATGTCTTCAAAATAACTATCTTGTGGACCTTGCACAATGCGAACTTCGGGAGAAGGCTTCAGTGTTTTGGGATCAAAAAAAGAACCTGATGTATCAGCATTTGATTTCCCATTTTCCACAATGATTTTATCACCTTGTTTATACGGCAATCCGCAAAGACCGGAACCTTGATGTACAGACCAGCTGCCCAACCATTTTATCGCCTGAATATCACCTAGAAAACTAAGATAACACCAACTTCCCCATTCACCGGACCTGATTTTCAAAACAGAGCCTTCTTGAAGCGTAAAGATAGACCAGGGAGCTAGTACACTTCCATCAAGGTTGATAGAAAAATAACCACCACCTGTTGCCGCGGTAATTTCGCCCTCTATGCATTTGAGAGTAAGCCCGCCGAGTGACACCTCAATCGCAGATGAACTATCATGCTTCCCAAGCGCATAATTCGTCAATGAATGACCAAGCCGATCCATAGGGCCGGATTTTGTTACACCGTAACGCGCATATCCATTGCGGCCAGCATCTTGAATACTGACAAACGGACCAACCTGCTCTATTTCAAAAACTGCACGCATAATTTAGCCCCGTTCCAACTCTTCTTTTGTTGTAAGCTCTCGAAATTCTGCTTCATTCACGCGCGTAAACTCAATGTGATCTCCAACAGAAAACAAAAATGGTTTCGTTGTATCAGCCTGTAGTGGTGTTTTTGCGGCCCTGCCGATAACCCACCACCCCGACGGCATAGTAGCCGTCGCAATCAAACATTGCGGACCTGCAATCATGAGACTTGCCGCTGGCACATTCATTACGGGCTTATCTTTCCGCGGAAACTGGATGGACTGGGGAACGCCACCAAGATAGGCATAACCCGGTGCAAAACCATACATATAGACCTTATAATCACCTGACAGATGGTGACGGATAACCTCCTCTTCAGTGAGCTTCGTTTTCGCCGAAAGTTCCGTTATATCCGGTGCATACTCCCCCTCATAGCATACGGGAATTTGCCAAACCTGCGGAGAAGAAGCCGTTCGGCTATCATCATTCAATAAGTGAAGAAGCTGATCCCGCAGGGTACTAAAGTCCGTTACGATCATATCATAAACGATCAAGACGCTTGCATAAGCTGGAGTAATTTCCACAACACCTCGTAAGTCGGCATGACTTACCGCGTGATCAAAATTCAGCACTCGATCATGAATTTTATCATCAATACTATCACCAAACTCTACCAAAATACCAAAGTCGGCTATTGGCTTGATAACTGCACCTTCTAAATCGCTATTCACAAAATCCTCATTTCATAAATGGAGCTATTACAATACCATTAGAGGTAAGTCTGGAATGAATTTCCTTTGCCATTGCAACTGCGTGCGCATTATCACCATGAATGCAAATAGAATGTGCATCAAGAGCAATCTCCCCACCGTTTATGGTTGGCATTTTCCCCGTTTCAAAAAAACGAATTAGTCGATCGGCAGCAATCTCCGCTGATTCAAGAACGGCTCCTTCAATTGAACGAGCGACCAGATTACCATCATCATCATAGGCACGATCGGCAAAAATTTCGGAGTAAACATCAAGACCAATCTCTCTGGCAGCGATTTCAATTTGTGTGCCTGAAACAGCTAATATTGCACAGTCTGAATGTGCAGCCCTAATCGAGCGGGTTATTGCTCGAGAGACATCGATATCTTTGGCAGCCCAATTCGAAAGTGCACCATGCACTTTCACATAAGTTATTTTGTTTCCTGCAAATTCTGCAAGCCCTTTAATCGTGCCAACCTGCGCAGCAATTAAATATTCGATTTCGCGACTTGTCAGCGGAATACGACGTCGACCGAATCCCTCTTTATCTTCGAACCCGGGATGAGCACCCGCTACAACGGATTTCTCTTTGGCCATTTGTAGTGATTGAACCATCGTTTTGTGATCACCTGCATGCCCACCACAAGCAATATTTGCACTTGTGATAACATCCATCATTTCGGCATCCGAACCCATCGCCCAGGGACCAAAACTCTCACCAAGATCGGCATTCAAATCTATATGCGTCATTGATTTCTCCAAGATCTATAAAGCCAGATAATAGCTACAGTTACACCTAATCCCGCGACAACAACACCCAGCATATTTGAAATTAGATCAGTAACAGCCGACAAGTTTCCAGCAAATAAGTAGCCCAAAAATACATAGACTGTGGTCCAGCATGAAGCACCTATAAATGCGGATAAGGCAAATGGCACCCACCTAAACCTTGTCGCACCACAAATGTAACTCACCCACGGTCCTGCGGGGCTGATGATCGTTCTGCTCAGAACAATTGCCAAATTACCTTTACTTCGCAACAAATTTTCGCCCTTTTTCACCACTGGCTCAAGACGTTTTTTTCCTCTGAGCCATTCAATCAGCCGATTTCCCTGAGCACGTGCAATGAAATAGGCTATTTGATCGCCAAGAACAAAACTAAACAATGTCACAACCACAACATGCCAGAGCGTAAGATCACCAGTAGCCGCAAAACCACCCGAGGCAAGCGCGAGCATCGCAGCAGGCAATGGCACGCCCATGCATGCTATAACAGTAACAACAAACACGACAACCAAGCCATATTGTGGGATCAACGACAGAACATACTCAGTCATCTTTTGGCGCCGGCTGTCTTTCACGCTTTTTCGGTTTTTTCTTCTCTAACGACTCGAGATGAGCCTCTTGTGCAGCGATAATACGTTTGTTCAATTCGCTCAACGTTATACCCATATCTTCAACAACCTTGGTAAGCGGTTTTCGCTTATCAACTTTGGGCCGAAGCTCCATAACATCGTCTAGTATGTTTGGTGGTAGGTCGTAAGACATACCCACATATCTGGGTGTCATCCACCCTTCCAAAGGTTGGTTTTGATGTCTTGGGTCGGCAAAATAGACTAAATTTGCCACAAACCCTGAAGAAAAATATGCGAACGCAACTATAGATACACCTAGTATTCCAAGGGGTATTTTATTATTTTTAATAAATGTAAAAATAAACCGCTTCTTCGGTGATGAATTGGACAATCATAAATTCCAGTTTTATTTGTGCAGATTGTAAGAGCATTAACGCTACTCCGCAAGCTTGTAATTTCATGTCAATGACAGGTATCTGACCCGCTTAGTGGAATTCATTACGATCCAGCTGTATCGTTGTTTTCAATTTTTTAAACAATTGTTGGTAGCTTCTGCAATTGGAAGTGGTGTCAGTTAGTATTTGTACCAATTTATATCTAAGCTAGAAGGTTTTGCATCAAGTTTGCAAAAGTCAAAATGCCAGAAACAAGTGTAAAAAAAACGGATGAACTCATTGTTTCTCATTTTAACATCCAGATCGAAAATAAATTCGACTTTCAATCATCAGATTTCCATGATCTCTTTAAAAAATCGAATGCAACCGCATTTCAAAACCCTGTCTGGTTACATGAACTTTATCAAAAAATAGCTCCTAACCGAAACGCTCATCCAGTCATCATTACAGGTCGTTTACCGGAAAAACAGGAACTCGTATTCGTGTTGCCTATGACAATACGTCGAGTAAACGGCGTCCAGTTGCTCGAATCTGCGGACTTGGGCGTGAGCGATTACTCCGCACCGATTGTAGACAAGAATATGGTTGATCTGATGAAGGAAGATCATCTACCGACCATCATCGATAAGGTTATTGGCAAATATGATATTTTGCGTTTGAAACCCATTAGAGAACAAACGCTTAGTCTATGGTCTCTCTTCTTTTCAGGAGAATATGAGAAGCTAAATTTCTCTTCGCATGAAATGCAAATTGGCTCATCGTTCAAAGAATGGCGCGAGGAGACTTACAATAGTAAGTTTCGTAAAGAGATTGATAGAAAATCACGTAGTTTCAATCGAAAAGCCAATTTGAGGTTTGAATTACTTACTGACGACGACGCAGTTGAAACTGTAGAGAACATTCAAAAACTCCGTACAGGACGTTTTGAAGGCGATCCAATTCAGCAAGACTTTGTACTATCCTTTTACAAAAAAATTGCAAAAATTGGCTCAAACGAAGGCTTCGCGCACGTTCATAAGTTAAGCGCTGACGGGGAGTTAGTTGGTGCTCTTTTCGGGTTATCGAGAAATGGCACACATCATGGCATTCTAATGGGCGCCGATTACGACAGATTTAGCAAATACTCGCCGACAATGCTGATGATCGATCAGTTGCTTAAAAACTGGCATGAAAACGGTGGCACAATCGCTGATTTCAATATCGGTGACGAACCATTCAAAAGACGGTTTGGGACTAAATCAGTTAACCTATATCAACTTTGCCGACCAAAAAGCCCAATTGGTTGGCTCGCAAAGAAAGCTTTAGAACTCAAAGATCGATAGCTCTAGTCTGCAAGTATCCCAGTATCGATATCCAACAAGCATCCAGTTCATACCTGAGCTGAAATTTATCTTCAAAGCGGTGCTCGAACTTCCTGTTCTTCCAGTAAAATTGCAATTAGCCGGCCGATAACTCCAGGCGTTTAATACTGGCCTGCTAGCAGGCAGAACTCATTATGTGATCTACTTATCAGTCAGCTCCGGATGCTCATAAGCTTCTGGATATGTCATCGGGTGCATTGGCCCTAGTGGAATGACATTATTCCATGAGCGTCCAAAATAGCCCTGTCGACAGTGAGTAAGAGAATTACTCTCGGCAACGCCGTTTATCGCGTATACACGACAGAGCCATCGCCAAAGGTTAGGGTAATCCAGAATCCGAGCACCATTCAATTTCATACGCACATAATAAACTGGATCATGGCGGAAGAGCGTCGGGAAAAGGCGCAAATCAGCTTCGGTGAATTTATCACCTGTTAGGTATGGTCGATCGTCCGCGGAAAGCCGATTTTCAAGCTCATCTAACATCGCAAAGTAATCTTCAAACGCTTTTGCGTAAATAGCCTGATCCGATGAAAAACCAGCTTTATAAGCACCGTTATTTATTGCCACATAAATCTGAGTGTTTAACGTATCGATGTCGTCACGCAAAGGCTCGTTCTCGATGCCCAACGGATATAAATCAGGTAAATTGTCACCCGATATTTCACTGCCAAGCAACCTGGCATTCTCATTTAACATGCGGACAATTTCAGAACTTTCATTGTTCACAATCCGCTTGGTTTTCTTGTCATATAAAATTGGAACAGATGCTTCCTTTGAACCCTCTTCCTGGTATATTTCAGTTACAAGGCGAAGCTGTTTTCCGGTCGCCGTTTCAAATGTGCATTCGGGCAAAACAGTACCTGTAAGTGTTGCAATTCGTTCTGGGTTAAACTCCCATCGATTTGACTCAACAGGATCATCATCTCCTGTGCGGCTCGGAAATGCGACATCCATCGAGATACTATCCTGCAAACCAAGAACGTTTCTTGCTAAGATAACGCGGTGACACCACGGGCAGTTAAAAGCAACAAATAAATGATATCTACCAAACTCTGCCGGGAATTCAGGCTCACCGATTCGAGACCTGAATTTGCTAACACCGCGAACAAACTCACCTTTCGCCCTGCGCTCAACAACATCACTCTGAAGTTCTTCCTTTGAGGTATCTATTTTTGGAATTGTGGGTTCTGTCAATTTATTTGCCTTAACTTGAAATGTAGGGATATAACACAATTATCCCCGTAACTTATGATGAATGATAATCGGAACAGCCAGCTCTTCTTCATCCACCAAATGCCTCGCAAGAAGTTTCTCAACTGCTTCTGATGCCTCATGAACTTCACCAACAAAATCACGTGCACCAGCTTCGTCCATCTGCAACATTTGAATTGAACTGTTTGCAGATTTTGTGAATCGATCTAACACCGTGTCCAAAACCTCGTGGTCTTTTTCTAAAATCTCCAACCCACTATCAAATCGCTGATCGGCGGAAGATAATTCCGGAAAAAACTCATAGTCTTCCCAGCCATGGTGCCCATGTAAGTTGCCAACAAGTCGGCTACCATAGACGGAAAGACGTGACGCATATTTTTCGGCCTCTACTTTCTTATCGAGATATTGCTCAGTATCGCCACGTACAATTTCACTCAAGCGACGGAACATCTGATGTGCACCGAGCCATTGCCGTGTGGCATTTTTGAAGTTTGGATGCCCTTCCCAAGCTTCTCGCGGATATTCATTTAGCAATATTTGCATATCCGATGAGAGTGGTTCTTCTCTAAACGTTAAATCCTCAAGCATATAGAATTTACAACTCAATGCCAGCAAAACGAATACCACTTAAATGTGCCATCTCTCTTTTCCAAGTCGTTATATCGTGATGTGAAAATGAGTTTAAATCCGAATGACCGCATGCGCGGGCCAGCACTTGCATAAGTTCCACGCTCGCACCAAAATATCTTGCAAGTTTTTCAGCTCCGCTTTGAACGTTCAATCTTGCTCGTAATTCTGGCTTCTGTGTTGCGACACCAACTGGGCAATTGTTGGAATTACACATTCTGGCTGCAATGCACCCTACGGCTTGCATCGCCGAATTTGAAACAGCAACAGCATCGGCACCCAGCGCAAGTGCTTTAACAAAGTCTTCTGCCACACGTAGACCACCTGTAATCACCAATGTTACATCGCGCCCGGTTTTAGCATCAAGATGCTTGCGTGCTCTGGCCAGAGCAGGAATGGTTGGAACAGAGATATGATCTCTAAAAATCAATGGAGCAGCACCTGTACCGCCGCCTCTACCATCGAGAATGATGTAATCGGCGCTTGCTTCCAATGCAAAATCGATATCATCTTCGATATGATTTGCGGACAGCTTGAACCCAATTGGAACACCGCCGGATCGTTCACGTACTTCATCGGCGATTTTTTTAAAATCAGAGGGTGTCCTTAAATCTGGAAATGTTGCTGGCGAAATAGCGCTTTGTCCTGATTCCAACCCGCGAACTTCCGCAATTTTTCCTTGCACTTTATCGCCAGGCAAATGACCACCTGTACCCGTTTTTGCGCCCTGCCCACCTTTGAAATGGAATGCCTGGACATTTTCTACCAATTCAGGTTTCCAGCCAAATTGAGCTGAGGCGAGTTCGTAGAAATAACGATTATTTTCGGCCTTTTCTTCGGGTAGCATCCCGCCTTCGCCTGAACATATCCCAGTCCCGGCGAGTTCAGCCCCTCTCGCTAATGCCGTTTTTGCTTCTTCCGATAACGCACCGTAACTCATATCTGAAACAAAGAGAGGTATATCAAGTTGCAGCGGTTTCAATGCGCGCGGGCCAATGATTATTTCTGTTTTAACAGGCACATCATCTAACAGCGGCTTGCGCGCCATCTGCGCGGGTAAGACCTGAATATCGTCCCAAAGCGGCAGATCTTTTCTCGGCACACCCATTGAACCCATTTCACCATGGTGCCCAAGTTTTGAGAGCCCGTCTCGTGCAAGCTCATGGATACGTGCAACCGTTGGCTCTTCCGGCGTTGCAACAGCTACAGGCACGGTGTCTTTTGATTTAACTTTTGGAGCATTATCACCAACTTGTAGTTCGCCTAACTGCGCATGTGTCCCATCACAAAATGGCGCATTCGCACTTGCTTTACATTGGCAAAGAGCAGCTGCAGCTGTTTTATCAGCTGTAAACTTCATCGGTGTGATATCTGTTCCCGCGTGTGATCCATCACAAAACGGCTGCTTCTTTGATCGCCCACATTTGCACCAATAATAATTTTTCCCCTCCTCCAACTCGACCTTAGTTGGAAATTTTGCTGCAATGATCGGTGAACTGTTATCAGACATAAATACTACTCCTCTGCTGATCAGAGGTTATCCCATTCGTAAGATGAGAAGAAGTCACTATTTCAGGAACATATTGTTCCAAATTATAGGACAAAGCTCATTGTCGGAAGTATGAAAAGCGAATCTTCACGCTGTTCACGGTCATACGGTTGCATGTGCTGCTTCCAATTCACTCGCATCGCTGCATCTTTTCAACAGATGAGCTAGAATGGGTCCGCACCCTACCTATGCGTGATCATTAACGCGTTCTTCTGCAACAGCAATTCCAGTAAGGTACTCTTTACGATCAAGGCACCAACTTACTAGCTGGCGCTGGTGCTTGCGTATCACAGCCACCCCAAACCGACTGATCAAAATGAATGACCGATCCAGTCAGCATACCACTATCGTCAGATGCCATCCACAACACGGCTCTTGCTACCTCTTCAGTATCAAGTAATCGCCCAAATGGTAATAAAGCCGCTTGTTTATCGATGAAATTCGGGTCACCAGATTCTGCTTCTTGAATCTTGCGTTCGTGGTCGGAATTCATCCATCCGATATCGAGCTGATTAACGTGAATGCGATTACGCATTAGTGCGTAGCCTGCATGTCGCGTTAGTGTCGAAAGTGCGCCCTTGGACGTGGCGTACGGCGCAAGGAACGGTTGGCCGACCTGACCAGAAACCGATCCGATATTCACAATTCTGCCTTCAACCCCTTCCCGCTCCATGATCGCTACCGCATCCTGTATAAGAAAAAACGGCGCGCGGGTATTTACAGCAATCATTTCATCAAACAATTCTGGCGTCGTATTAAGTAGATTTCCACGGTCAGTAAGACCTGCAGCGTTCACAAGGATATCAACGCGCCCGAACAGATCATCCGCTTTATTCATAATACTTCGTACGTCATCCATATCGGCAAGATCAGCTGTGACCATATGAACAGACACCCCTGTGGCCTGCGTTATCTCGCTCGCTTTTGCCTCGCCCTTTTCAACACCGCGACCGACGATGACAATGCCAGCGGCTCCCGCATCTGCAAATAACCACGCAACGGCAGCACCTAACCCCTGCGTCCCACCTGTTATGACTGCAATCTTACCATCTATTCGATTCATACCTACACCTTGTAGCCTGCGGCATCCATCACGCGTTTCAGCTCAGCACGTCCTTTGATAGCCATTTCCAATGGCGGGTTTGCTATTGGGTCCTGTTCTGCTTCGATAACGAACCAGCCCTCGTACCCCTTGGTGGCAAGGGATTTCACAATCACTTCAAAATCAAGCGATCCGTCACCTGGAACTGTGAACGCACCTTTGATGACCGCATCAAGAAAACTTTCACGAGTTCGATCCAA
Protein-coding regions in this window:
- a CDS encoding crosslink repair DNA glycosylase YcaQ family protein; its protein translation is MRALWTDANGLSKPPTGQLDLMQIIHALGFVQLDTIQVISRAHHHILWSRNQNYREPMLDKLLRNREIFEHFTHDASVLPMEFLPMWQRQFRRHKEKIDRSGWYKNMLDEAGRQAIIERITDEGALSTHAFDTKVQGKKEMWARPPHKLALDYMWYSGELATCHRVNFTKFYDLGTRVFPKRLLSENLSDEEQIDRLCDAALQRLGCASVGEIQKFWDAVDQKEVREWLARREDQVSPVEIIGADGAGNQAYAFYDIEEQLNSLQRPTSRLRILNPFDPMIRDRNRIERLFGFEYRIEMFVPAKKRKWGYYVYPILEGDKFVGRIEIKADRQKSDLNVLQFWPEPKVKWTAKRYEKLRQEIGRMARFINVENINYQVEIA
- a CDS encoding FAD-dependent oxidoreductase; this encodes MIKKIAILGAGLSGLTLATKLKNSAEVTVFEKSHSVGGRMSTRNHHKHSFDHGAQYFSVKSNAFAGFLEPFKGDHIVKEWRPNIVEIAVNGKASPVIWKQPRYVAAPGMRDLCEAIASGLNIELSKNIAQVESRDDGNWLILDDCQTLGPYDWIITTIPSHQAAVLLPNDCSIQTALSAVQMKGCYALMLGFDDQVDIPWDAALRPILSADQAISWVAVNSTKPNRNNGYSVLVQSSNDWANERLDADQNEIKTFLLRDLEDLLGSRLPSRIYEKLHKWRYANVSKPANQDYLMDEVLHLAACGDWCLHGKVEAAFLSADALARKLKDIMS
- a CDS encoding SDR family NAD(P)-dependent oxidoreductase yields the protein MVQKQVVVITGGAQGIGFATALRLARDGVAIAIWDADQAAIDDASKKLGDIEHYSVKVDITDAQNVSAATKATENALGPITILVNSAGITGPNTTVEDYDLDQWRRVIDVNLTGTFITNQAVVKRMKTNGYGRILNIASVAGKEGNPNASAYSASKAGVIGLTKSLGKELADQNISVNCLTPAAAKTRIFDQMTEEHINYMLSKIPRGRFLEVDEAANMIAWLVSEENSFTTGGVFDLSGGRATY
- a CDS encoding biotin-dependent carboxyltransferase family protein translates to MRAVFEIEQVGPFVSIQDAGRNGYARYGVTKSGPMDRLGHSLTNYALGKHDSSSAIEVSLGGLTLKCIEGEITAATGGGYFSINLDGSVLAPWSIFTLQEGSVLKIRSGEWGSWCYLSFLGDIQAIKWLGSWSVHQGSGLCGLPYKQGDKIIVENGKSNADTSGSFFDPKTLKPSPEVRIVQGPQDSYFEDISISKLYLTEFKLTSEYDRMGVRLNGEKLKVNRALDMPSEPVARGSIQVPGHGDPICLLADHQTTGGYPKIATIISADQDAMAQKRVGDVVTFAKTNVDDAIAVARQKHLQIDVMKEEIERNRASFIHKLWSSNLISGVISTSQD
- a CDS encoding allophanate hydrolase subunit 1; the encoded protein is MNSDLEGAVIKPIADFGILVEFGDSIDDKIHDRVLNFDHAVSHADLRGVVEITPAYASVLIVYDMIVTDFSTLRDQLLHLLNDDSRTASSPQVWQIPVCYEGEYAPDITELSAKTKLTEEEVIRHHLSGDYKVYMYGFAPGYAYLGGVPQSIQFPRKDKPVMNVPAASLMIAGPQCLIATATMPSGWWVIGRAAKTPLQADTTKPFLFSVGDHIEFTRVNEAEFRELTTKEELERG
- a CDS encoding 5-oxoprolinase subunit PxpA; translated protein: MTHIDLNADLGESFGPWAMGSDAEMMDVITSANIACGGHAGDHKTMVQSLQMAKEKSVVAGAHPGFEDKEGFGRRRIPLTSREIEYLIAAQVGTIKGLAEFAGNKITYVKVHGALSNWAAKDIDVSRAITRSIRAAHSDCAILAVSGTQIEIAAREIGLDVYSEIFADRAYDDDGNLVARSIEGAVLESAEIAADRLIRFFETGKMPTINGGEIALDAHSICIHGDNAHAVAMAKEIHSRLTSNGIVIAPFMK
- a CDS encoding DedA family protein, which codes for MTEYVLSLIPQYGLVVVFVVTVIACMGVPLPAAMLALASGGFAATGDLTLWHVVVVTLFSFVLGDQIAYFIARAQGNRLIEWLRGKKRLEPVVKKGENLLRSKGNLAIVLSRTIISPAGPWVSYICGATRFRWVPFALSAFIGASCWTTVYVFLGYLFAGNLSAVTDLISNMLGVVVAGLGVTVAIIWLYRSWRNQ
- a CDS encoding GNAT family N-acetyltransferase, with amino-acid sequence MPETSVKKTDELIVSHFNIQIENKFDFQSSDFHDLFKKSNATAFQNPVWLHELYQKIAPNRNAHPVIITGRLPEKQELVFVLPMTIRRVNGVQLLESADLGVSDYSAPIVDKNMVDLMKEDHLPTIIDKVIGKYDILRLKPIREQTLSLWSLFFSGEYEKLNFSSHEMQIGSSFKEWREETYNSKFRKEIDRKSRSFNRKANLRFELLTDDDAVETVENIQKLRTGRFEGDPIQQDFVLSFYKKIAKIGSNEGFAHVHKLSADGELVGALFGLSRNGTHHGILMGADYDRFSKYSPTMLMIDQLLKNWHENGGTIADFNIGDEPFKRRFGTKSVNLYQLCRPKSPIGWLAKKALELKDR
- a CDS encoding glutathione S-transferase C-terminal domain-containing protein, producing MTEPTIPKIDTSKEELQSDVVERRAKGEFVRGVSKFRSRIGEPEFPAEFGRYHLFVAFNCPWCHRVILARNVLGLQDSISMDVAFPSRTGDDDPVESNRWEFNPERIATLTGTVLPECTFETATGKQLRLVTEIYQEEGSKEASVPILYDKKTKRIVNNESSEIVRMLNENARLLGSEISGDNLPDLYPLGIENEPLRDDIDTLNTQIYVAINNGAYKAGFSSDQAIYAKAFEDYFAMLDELENRLSADDRPYLTGDKFTEADLRLFPTLFRHDPVYYVRMKLNGARILDYPNLWRWLCRVYAINGVAESNSLTHCRQGYFGRSWNNVIPLGPMHPMTYPEAYEHPELTDK
- a CDS encoding hemerythrin domain-containing protein; its protein translation is MLEDLTFREEPLSSDMQILLNEYPREAWEGHPNFKNATRQWLGAHQMFRRLSEIVRGDTEQYLDKKVEAEKYASRLSVYGSRLVGNLHGHHGWEDYEFFPELSSADQRFDSGLEILEKDHEVLDTVLDRFTKSANSSIQMLQMDEAGARDFVGEVHEASEAVEKLLARHLVDEEELAVPIIIHHKLRG